The nucleotide sequence tcattcatcacattttttaattgcaaatccATGTCACCATATGAACGTGGtggtttttaaatttaacaaatggCATGTAATACACCTTTAGGGCTGGGACTCAAAGGAAATGACATCATTTGGTGGAGAACttacagtgagtacgtttacatggacaccaataactcgattttaatgcgattaagacaatactcttaagagttaaccatgtaaacagcgatttttgattaatccgataaaggtcataatcgaactaaagagaaaatgaattaagacatgtggagtatgctgattttaatcACATAATTGAAGTGCAGTGCAATAATGTAAACcacgcaatcaaactattaccgtcatgtagggcttttcggctcattttgcgacaggatagtccacccgcagccacacacacacacacggctgtttgtcACTCTTTGCACCAACCCAGTCAgcgcagaccacagacacctggagttttttttttttctcccattcagcgtgcggtatgaacttccattaaaacaacactcttccagcagttcatagttgcatccatcatctcgtttgtcaggggggcatgcatgaaatgttcccgaatgaaagtgaaagtgccaaactgcagttaaagtcgacaaattaaaaatgaaacacctgaaataacatgaaactccggaggaaatggtGGAtagacgcaatgacgttaatctaatTGTGTtctaacatgtaaaacgggatcatgaaaggaacatttaaaaagcagctcatgtaaacaccttaatcttattattgtcttaattagattaaatcaaataatttgattactgatgtccatgtaaacgtagtcagtgatcAAGAATGCGTCcgatcattgaattgtatgattttatgtttTCAAATGTCACAGGAGGCCAAATAATGTTGTTTTCAGCCCATTAAACCGATTGTGTGTCCTCTTGTTTCAGCTGCCGGATCTTAAAGACGCTGGAGCGGTGCAGAAGTTTTTCCTGGATGAGATTCAGCTGGGCGAGGAGCTGCTGGCTCAGGGTGAGGCGTTCAGATCTGCTCTCTAGACTCTTTATTAGTGATAAATTACACTGATAAATGTCCACTCAGGACTCATTCATGGACATCCACTCAAAGGAGAATTTGctcctacactgttaaaaaaagctGGCTTCCAGAACCcccaaaatgtaaacattgcaacagaAACTAAACCGTTAAACATATTGTTATGCAATATCAGACAACTATTTTTATCAGGAGAGACTTTAAATGATGCAATTACAAAACTAAACTcaatctctttctctctgtctgtctgattaATGTCCTCATGTTTTCCTCAGGAGATTATGAGCAGGGAGTGGATCATCTGACCAATGCCATCGCAGTGTGTGGTCAGCCTCAGCAGCTCCTGCAGGTCCTCCAGCAGACACTCCCACCGCCGGTCTTCCAGATGCTGCTCACTAAACTCCCCACTATCAGCCAGGTGAAACACAGgctcttacatttcaaaaaacaCAATCTCAGGCCTTAAAGTCTTACgttcattgaaaaaaataataaaaaatagagtttgcttattttgacatattatttaaa is from Danio aesculapii chromosome 13, fDanAes4.1, whole genome shotgun sequence and encodes:
- the tomm20a gene encoding translocase of outer mitochondrial membrane 20 produces the protein MMMGGRPGAVALGVCGALFIGYCIYFDRKRRSDPNFRTRLRERRKKQRTAQDKSGLAQLPDLKDAGAVQKFFLDEIQLGEELLAQGDYEQGVDHLTNAIAVCGQPQQLLQVLQQTLPPPVFQMLLTKLPTISQRMVSAQSLEEDDVE